A single genomic interval of Epinephelus fuscoguttatus linkage group LG22, E.fuscoguttatus.final_Chr_v1 harbors:
- the cdpf1 gene encoding cysteine-rich DPF motif domain-containing protein 1, with amino-acid sequence MEQTLTEPRQKTFTCQLCDLSSPFIYYGQKPPNTRAIVLLEECFVTQDPFSPDKEKFLVLGSTCSLCSKCVCVGSDCSLFYTKRFCMQCVNKHLDQFPHQIQAELAKKKQSSKAAVS; translated from the exons ATGGAGCAAACTCTAACCGAGCCCCGTCAAAAGACATTTACTTGCCAGTTGTGTGATTTAAGCAGCCCTTTCATTTACTACGGCCAGAAACCACCAAACACCAGAGCCATTGT GCTGCTGGAGGAGTGTTTTGTGACCCAGGACCCCTTCAGTCCGGACAAGGAGAAGTTCCTGGTGTTGGGCTCTACCTGCAGCCTGTGCAgcaagtgtgtctgtgttggatCG GACTGCAGTCTTTTCTACACCAAGAGGTTCTGCATGCAGTGTGTCAACAAACACTTGGACCAGTTCCCCCATCAGATTCAGGCTGAGCTGGCCAAGAAGAAGCAGAGCTCCAAGGCTGCCGTCTCGTGA
- the LOC125882742 gene encoding peroxisome proliferator-activated receptor alpha-like, giving the protein MAGDLFSPPSPLGDSLLDSPLCGDLMEDLRGISQSIGDDALGFDFPVYHSTGSGSESSIALDTLTPASSPSSGVCGATPGPEENFSPLNLDCRVCSDKASGFHYGVHACEGCKGFFRRTVRLKLEYDKCERNCKIQKKNRNKCQYCRFHKCLSVGMSHNAIRFGRMPQAEKLKLKAESKMVEKEVASPLQADHKILVGQIHEAYMRNFNMNKAKARLILTGKTSKPPFIIHDMETFQLAERTLAVHMVNGDSPEPESRLQAGELVPATGCGELQQREAEATLFHCCQSTSVETVTELTEFAKAVPGFQSLDLNDQVTLLKYGVYEALFTLLASCMNKDGLLVARGGGFITREFLKSLRRPFSDMMEPKFQFATRFNSLELDDSDLALFVATIICCGDRPGLVDVPLVERLQESIIQALRLHLQANHPDNNFLFPRLLQKLADLRELVTEHAQLVQEIKTSEDTSLHPLLQEIYRDMY; this is encoded by the exons ATGGCAGGGGATCTCTTTAGCCCCCCGTCCCCACTGGGGGATTCCCTGCTGGACAGTCCGCTGTGTGGAGACCTGATGGAGGATCTTCGTGGCATATCCCAGTCTATAGGAGACGATGCACTGGGATTTGATTTCCCGGTGTACCACAGCACTGGCTCGGGGTCTGAAAGCTCCATCGCGCTGG ACACCCTGACCCCGGCCTCCAGCCCATCATCGGGGGTGTGCGGAGCCACGCCAGGCCCAGAGGAAAACTTCAGCCCCCTCAACCTGGACTGCCGGGTGTGCTCAGACAAGGCCTCGGGCTTCCACTACGGCGTGCATGCCTGCGAGGGCTGCAAG GGTTTCTTCAGGAGGACAGTCAGGCTGAAGCTGGAGTATGATAAGTGTGAACGCAACTGCAAAATCCAAAAGAAGAACCGCAACAAGTGCCAGTACTGCCGATTCCACAAGTGCCTCTCTGTGGGCATGTCCCACAATG CCATCCGGTTCGGTCGGATGCCTCAGGCGGAGAAGCTAAAGCTGAAGGCAGAAAGCAAGATGGTGGAGAAGGAGGTGGCGAGCCCCTTACAGGCCGACCATAAGATTCTGGTAGGGCAGATCCACGAAGCCTACATGAGGAACTTCAACATGAATAAGGCAAAAGCACGGCTCATACTCACCGGAAAAACTAGCAAACCG CCTTTCATCATTCACGACATGGAGACGTTCCAGCTGGCAGAGAGGACGTTAGCGGTCCATATGGTAAACGGGGACAGTCCAGAGCCGGAGAGCCGCCTTCAAGCTGGGGAGCTGGTTCCGGCCACGGGGTGTGGGGAGCTCCAGCAGAGGGAAGCCGAAGCCACGCTCTTCCACTGCTGCCAGAGCACCTCGGTGGAGACGGTCACAGAGTTGACGGAGTTCGCCAAAGCAGTACCGGGTTTCCAGAGCCTGGATCTGAATGATCAG GTGACTCTATTGAAATACGGCGTTTATGAAGCCCTCTTCACCCTCCTGGCGTCCTGCATGAACAAAGACGGCCTCCTGGTGGCGCGTGGTGGAGGTTTCATCACACGAGAATTCCTCAAGAGCCTCCGGCGGCCATTTAGCGACATGATGGAGCCCAAATTCCAGTTTGCCACACGCTTCAACTCCCTGGAGCTGGACGACAGCGACCTGGCCCTTTTCGTGGCCACCATTATCTGCTGTGGAG ATCGCCCAGGCCTAGTGGATGTGCCTCTTGTGGAGCGGCTGCAGGAAAGCATCATTCAGGCGCTACGGCTCCACCTGCAGGCCAACCACCCGGACAACAACTTCCTCTTCCCCAGACTGCTGCAGAAACTGGCCGACCTCCGGGAGCTGGTCACCGAGCATGCTCAGCTGGTGCAGGAAATCAAGACGTCAGAGGACACGTCGCTGCACCCGCTCCTGCAAGAAATATACAGGGACATGTATTGA